In Cyclobacteriaceae bacterium, the DNA window GTCGCTCAGGGGCGACATCTTATCTCCGAAGTAGGCACCGGATATGATGGCACCTGCAATAACACCTTCCGATATGTCCATTGCTTTTCCAATTCCCAATAAGGCTATTCCTACTGTGGCTACCGTGGACCAGCTGGATCCTGTGGCAAGAGAGACGACGCAACAGACAATGCATGCAGCAAAAAGGAAAATAGTAGGATTTAAGATCTTCAATCCATAATAGATCATTGCAGGAACAATTCCACTGAGAAGCCATGTGCCTGAAAGAGAGCCGATCACAAGAAGGATCAGCATAGCGCCCATTGCTGAGCTGATGCTTTTAACAATACTGGATTCAATTTCTTCCCAGGTGTATCCGAGTTTGTAGGAAATGATACCCGCGATTCCGGCGGCAAGTAAGAGTGCAATCTGGTTGGCACCTGAGATCGCATCGTTACCCAATACAATCACGTTGATAGTAAGGAGAGAAATTAGTATTACGATGGGAATGAAAGCATGAACTAAATTCGGCCGCCTCTTATCTTGAGTCATTCAATGTAAATTTGATTGAACAATATAGCCTATTTAACAATTAGTCCAATCAGGCACTTAAATCATTGATGAATCTCACCCAAATTTGCCCTTTAAATTACTTAACTTAGGATTTCAACGTCCAACACTTTATGAATTCTGCAGCAGTCATCGAAAAAGCCAAACATTCGTCTTTTTGGAGGTGGATTTTGAATCAATCACTCTACCGGATGGTTCCTTTCAATGCTCCTCACAAATTTCAGGTTGTTGAGATCGGTGATCATTTTCTCAAAGCCCTTATTCCTTACCGTCGCAGTAACTTCAATCATATAAAAGGTCTTCATGCATGCGGACTTGCAACCATTTCGGAATTTGCGACAGGGTTCTTATTGCTTTCACGTCTCGACATAAAGAAATACAGATTGATCATGCGCCGTATTGAAATGGAGTATCATTATCAAGGTAAGATGGATGCATATGCTGAGTTCAGCACTTCCGATGAATGGTTTCAGAAAGAAATTATAGTTCCACTGCAAACGCAGGAGTCTGTTGAGGTTCCGTGCATTATTAAAATTCATGATGTTAAGGGAAATCACCTCACAACAGGAAAAGTTTTCTGGCAGGTCAAAGACTGGACAAAGGTGAAAACAAAACTGACTTAGTTTCTTTTTGGATCACTTTGACCTTTTTTCGCTTCCGGTTAGTCTTTATAGTTTGATCTTTCATCTTTATATTTATAAGTGTTTCTAAACCTCTGCTTATGCGAAAAATAGATCTTCTGCTTTCGGAATACGGTGAGAGCCACCAGAATGCAACCAACAAGGCAATTCACTGGATTTGTGTTCCTCTGATTTTTTTTAGTGTAATAGGATTGATTGCTTCTATTCCGCCGGGACCAGTTCAATCTTTTCTGGGAGAGGGAAATCCATATGCCAACTGGGCTACCATCGTTCTGATCTTTGCAATTGCTTATTACTTTACTTTATCGATCACGTTGACGATCGGAATGGTCTTGTTTGCGTTACTCTGTCTTTTTTTAGCGAATGCTATCTCCGCAGCCGGCATTCCGTTGTGGGCTGCAAGCCTTGGTATTTTTGTTGTGGCGTGGATCGGTCAGTTCTATGGACATAAAGTGGAAGGTAAGAAACCTTCTTTCTTAAAAGATCTGCAGTTTCTTATGATCGGACCTGCCTGGCTCATGCATTTCATTTATAAAAAAATCGGAATTCCTTACTAATTGGAGAAGGGATATAGTGTTGTAACAGAAATTTCTTCGGCATCTACTCCCGATTATAATTCCTTTTTGTTTGATGATCCGCAGCATCATTTACTTCAGGCAGATGATTGGCTGAATTTCTATTTGCTGAGAAAAGCAAATCAAAAGATCATGGCGCGTGTTTCTTTTCATGTAAAGGACCACAAGGCTTACTCCCCCATGCGGGCTTCTTTTGGTTCTTTTAACTTTTCACGCGATCTCTCTCCGCTGGTTCTCTATCAATTTATTCAAGAGTGTGAAAGACATCTGGTAAAAAAGAAAATCAGGTCTGTAAGGATCATTGAGCCACCATTATTTTACAACTCTTCCGGGGAGCTTTTGCAAACTATTTTATTCAACCTTGGATATCATGTTACTGATGCGCAAATAAGTTCGGGAATCAGAATTGACAATACTGCTTTCGATGATAAGATTGAAAGCTGGGAAAAGAGAAAGCTCAAGCAGGCAAAAGTGAAGGGCCTTACTTTTAAAAAATTACCCATCAGTGAATTGGAAACTGTTTATAAGTTTATTTTAAAATGCCGTGATCAACGGGGCCATTCTCTCAGTATGACACTTTCTGAGTTGACGGAGACTGTGAATGTATTTAAGTCATCTTTTTTTCTTTTTGGAGCCTATCACAAGAATGAACTTGCTGCGGCCTCTATTTCTATTCGCGTTCATCAGGATATACTGTATAATTTTTATTCCGGTCATTTAAAGAAGTTTGATGCCATCAGTCCTGTAGTTTTATTGATTAGTGGCATTTATAAATTCTGTGGGTCCAATAAAATCCATTTACTGGATCTCGGCACCTCCGCTGTTGAGGGTCAACCAAATTTCAGTTTGCTGGATTTCAAGTTAAGACTTGGAGCTATTCCATCTATGAAGCTTACCTTTGAAAAAGATCTGGTGTGAACAAGCCATTGGTTTCGGTTATATGTCTTTGCTTCAATCATTCGAAATTTGTTGAAGAAGCAATTCGTTCTGTACAAGACCAAACCTATCCCAATGTTGAGCTGATCATTTTGGATGATCATAGTGAAGATCAAAGTGTGGAAGTAATTCAGAGAATCCTTCCACGTCTTACGAATGCAAAATTTATCCCCATACAAAATAATCTGGGCAATTGTCGGGCTTTCAACAAAGGTCTTGAAGTTGCCAGTGGAGAATTTATCATTGACCTTTCAGCCGATGATGTACTACTTCCGGAACGAATTGAGGAAGGTGTGACCGCTTTTCAAAACGCTTCAGTTGATGCTGGTGTTAATTTTTGCGACGCCGAGCTGATAAATGCTGAGGGTAAAAGTCTGGGTCGTCATTCAGATCGCTTTCCTCACAACTCAATTCCTCAAGGTGATATCTATGCTGCAATTCTGAGAAAGTACTTTATCAATAGTCCCACTATGATGATGAAGCGTATGGTGTTTGATAGGCTGGGAGGGTATGATGAATCACTCGCTTATGAAGACTTTGATTTCCTGGTGCGTTCCTCACGTCAGTTTAAATTTATCTATACCCCGGAGGTACTTTTAAAAAGGAGAATACTATCCACATCATTGGGAAGTCATCAATATAAGCGCGGGAGTCGTCAGCTGGAATCAACTTTCAAAATCTGCGAAAAAGCTTTCCTCTTGAATAGAACTGATGAGGAATATTCTGCATTAAAAATGAGAATTCGTTACGAGTTGCGCCAGGCTCTTCTGTTGGGTGATATAAAACTTGCCTTGAATTACTTCAGACTTCTTTTGCGGTGATAACTGGTTGTCTATTTTTTAGCTTTTGATCATTTCCTGTTGTCGTAGCCCATCACCATGCTCACATAATTATTGTAGCGGTTCAAAGCAATCGTCCCTTCTTCTACCGCCAGTCGAATAGCACATTTAGGTTCCGTGAGGTGTAAACATCTTGATTCGAATTTGCATTCCGAACGTAGCTCCCGCATTTCAGGAAAGTAGTCTGAGATTTCCTGTTGTGTCATATCAACCAATCCCCATTCCTTGACACCGGGTGTATCTATAACAAATGTATTTTCGCTTATCAGAAACATTTCCGCAAAGGTGGTAGTATGGGTGCCTTTGCTTGTAAAATCTGAGACCTCGCCGGTTGTCTGCCCAAGTCCGGGTGAAAGTTTGTTGAGGAGTGTTGATTTACCCACCCCTGAATGACCAGCAATCAATGTTGTTTTATTGTTTAACAGATTATATAACTGTTTCACATCTTCATCATCCAGAGATGAAATGATGAGTGTGGTGACATTTAAAGATTCGTAAAGAGCTTTAGCCTGATCAATTTGAACCATTTCTTTTTCAGTGAGCAGGTCTTTTTTATTGAAGATCAGAATTTGCGGTATTCGGAATGATTCGGCGCTTACCAAAAACCGATCGATAAATCCAAGTGAAGTTCTTGGATGACTTACTGTTGCAATCAACAATACCTGGTCTACGTTTGCTGCAAGCACCTGACGATGACCAGTTTTCTTAACTGATTGACGAAGGATGTGATTGTCACGTTGCTTGACTTCCGAAATGGAAGCATCATTTTGGTCGAGTAGTAATTCAACCCGATCTCCAACGGCGACAGGATTAGTTTCTTTTCCTTCATCAAGACGCAGCTTGCCCTGAAGCCTGCAATTATATTTCTTTTTATCAGTGCCGATAACTTCATACCACGATCCTGTCGATTTCATTACGCGGCCTTCCATTATGAAAGATATTTTTTGCTGTAATTCACAATCCTGGAAGTTGCCCCCAGATTTTCCAAAACATATTGACGAGTCACTTCACACGCCAGCAAGAAAGTCTCTGGATGACTGATCATCATTTCATATTTTGATTTTAGTTGAGTAAAGTCACCGACTTCAAAAGCACCACCCCTGAATACAAGATCCACCGCTTCCTGATATTTCTGGTATTTTTTATTGCCGAAGAACACTGGGATTCCATAGCAAGCAGCCTCCAGTATGTTATGAAGACCTTCACCAAATGCCCCACCAACATATGCAAACTCTCCGTAATTGTATAATCGTGACAGCATTCCGATGTTGTCAATAATCAATACAGATACTTCCGGTAACGAAGCATTTCCTGCCTTCGAAAAACGGACTGTTTTCCCATCAATCGATTTTTCTATGGTGCTTAGAAACTCTTCAGAGATCTCATGAGGAGCAATGATAAATTTTAGTCTGTCTTTGTTTTCATTAATGAAAGGATAGAGGACATCCATGTCATCAGGCCAGGCGCTTCCAATGACCATTAGTTTTTGTCCATCCTTAAATTGTTTTGCTATTGCAATTTCTTCCGATTGCTGAATGATCTGATGGACGCGATCAAATCGTGTATCTCCACCCAATGTAACAGATTGTATTCCAATAGACTTTAGCAACGTGACTGACTCTTCATTTTGAACAAAAAAATGATTGAAATAACCCAACATCTTCCGAAAGAAAGATCCATATGATTGAAAAAAACTCTGGTCTTGACGAAAAATCGAGGCGATCGAGATGAGTGGAATATTCTTTTTGTTTAACTGTTCAGAATAATGGTACCAGAATTCATACTTCACAAATACAACAAGGGAAGGTTTTACATTTTCAGCAAACCATCGTGCATTCTTTTTGGTATCCCAGGGAAGATAAAATACAGCATCAGCCGTTGCATAGTTTTTCCTTACCTCATAGCCAGAAGGAGAGAAGAAAGTAAGCAGAATCTTCAGGGAAGGATTCCATACTTTCAATGCCTCCATAACGGGACGACCCTGTTCAAACTCACCTAAGGATGCGCAATGAAACCAAACCCACTTATCCTGGCTGTTGGAAGGGAAAGTTTGTTTCAATTTATCCGATTGCCGGATGCGCCCCTCGCGAAAGGCTTTTGCTTTTGGATTGAACCATGAGGCCAGCCAGTACGCACTGCTCAGAAATCGGATACCAAAGTTATAGAGTAAGACCATTCTTATTATCAGAAGTCAAAGATAGGAGATATACTCTTGCATCATCAGTGGTCAGGCGCACTTCATGCATTTTTGACTTTGTTTTGGGTTTCGTATCTTTCAATTATAAATAATCCCCTTATGACAAAAAAAATCATTTTTCTGATGCTTCTGGCAAGTCAAGCGGCGTTTGCCCAGACCAATCAGATAGCGAAATTTTTTCCGGCAGCAGCGATCGGTAATAGTACTACGCCAACGGCGACGGGATCAGCAAACGTGCAAGGATTGGTTTCTGGTTACATTAAACCGGTTGCTGAAGATTTCGGTTCTTTAATGAATAATGGATGGTATTCCACTGCAGAAAACCATAAGAAATTTGGATTCGATTTGCAGGTGACCATGAATACCATTTTTGCAAAAAGTGAGCAAAAGACTTTCCTCCCAAGCGGACTTACAGGAGTTTCCTATAATGGTTCTGGAACCAGTGATCCTGCTCCAACAGCCTACGGTGAAGAAACATCTATCCCAAGATTTGTTTTCAACAGCGGCCCTAATACACTTATTCCTTTTCTGGGACCTGGTGGTGGAAACATCAGCAAGGATGTTCCCATCGGATCATTGGTTGTTCCTACAATCACAGGTGGTATTGGATTATTTGCAAATACAGATCTGAGATTCCGTTATACTCCAGCAGTTACATTGAGCGGAACAGAATTGAAGAATTGGGGAGTTGGTATCCAACATGATATCAAGCAGCATATTCCGGGTATTAAAATGGCACCTTTCCACCTTTCATTATTATTGGCTTACTCACAGTTGACAGCCACTACTGATCTGAAAGGATACTATTTTGATGGAGCAACTTCAAATACCTATAATAATCAAAATGGAATCGGTGAAACAAAAGGATACACTGCACAGATTCTTGTAAGCAAAACATTTGCTGTTATAACATTTTATGGTGCTATTGGATACAACAGCTCTAAGACTACTTATGATATCACAGGAAGCTATTATGTGAATCAAACTGAAAGTGGAATTCCATTGGCTCAGCCGGTTCTTTTGACGAATCCATTTCATGAAGAATATTCAGTTAGTGGCGTAAGGGCAACAGGTGGTATTCGTTTGAAATTCGGACCGATTGCATTGAACAGTGATTACTCATATGTGAATTCCAACGGCATGCTTACTGCAGGTTTCGGATTCTCCGTCAGATAATCATAAATTCTAAAGAAATAAAAGCCTTCGTTACATTGTAGCGAAGGCTTTTATTTTGAATATCAAATTACTGAATGATTATTTTCCAGTGAACGTGGGTTTTCTTTTCTCTATAAATGCTTTCATTCCTTCTTTCTGATCTTCGCTCGCAAATGTGAGATAGAAGTTCTTTCGTTCAAACATTAGTCCTTCATCCAATAAAGTTTCGAAGGAACGGTTGATTGATTCTTTTGCGAGCTGTACCGCAACCGGCGACATTGCTGCAATTTCTTTGGCAAGATTGACAGCTTCCAGTAAGTAAAATTCTACAGGCACCACTTTTATAACCAGTCCGTAAAAGAGTGCATCTTCTGCTGATAGGAATCTTCCGGTAAGAATAAGTTCCATTGCTTTTGCTTTTCCCACCGCTTTGGTAAGTCGTTGAGTGCCACCCGCACCTGGTATGGTTCCAAGTTTTATTTCCGGTTGACCGAATTTTGCAGTCTCCGATGCAATGATCATATCGCAGGTCATTGCAAATTCACATCCACCGCCCAAGGCAAATCCCGAAACTGCTGCAATGATTGGTTTTTTTGTTTTGCGGATCTGGTCCCAGGTGCTGAACTGATCCAGCATAAGCATATCCATCGCGGTCTTGTCAGCCATCTGCTTGATGTCTGCACCGGCAGCGAACGCTTGTTCATTGCCCGTGATGATAATAACCCTTACTGAGTCATCTTTGTCAAGAACCTGAAGTGCGTCGCGAACCTCACCCATCAACTGGGGATTTAGTGCGTTGAGTTCTTTAGGACGATACAATTCTATTAATGCTACGAAGGGAGCATATTGATTGTTGACTTTAATTAATTCCATGAAAATAGATTTGAGTGCAATTTAATGATCAGAGGATCAAAAATCCCATAAAAAAAGGAAACACCCCAACCCGAGGTGTTTCCAAACCAAAAACCGATAAAATGTGCTATACCTGATTAATTCTTTTCAAACTTACGTTGTAACCCTACTCTTCCTATTTTTATTAAATTTTTACTTCTAATGACACGAATTCTTTTTGTTTGCCTTGGCAATATCTGCCGCTCACCGCTTGCAGAAGCAATTTTTATTCATCAGATCACCGAAAAAAACCTTCAGAATCATTTTAAGATTGCTTCTTGTGGAACCGCGAATTATCATGTTGGTGATCAGCCTGATTCCCGTACAATCAGGAATGCATTAAAGAATGGAATAAAGATAGACCACATTGGCAGGCAATTCTCTGTAAAAGATTTTGAAGATTATGACTTGATCATTCCTATGGATCAAAGTAATCTCAATAACATCATGCGGCTTCCCGGTGCCGAAAAATATGGCGATAAGATCAAACTTATGCGCACGTTTGACTCTGAAGATATTGGATCTGACGTTCCTGATCCGTGGTCGGGAGGAGAGAGTGATTTTCAGAACGTTTTTGAAATACTGACGAGATCAATGAAGGGTTTTATTAGTACATTAAAATAATTTAATGCTTCAGTTTTTTACCAATACCTGAAGCGTACTCCTTGACAATTGCTCTAATAGAACGCCTTTCATATTCCTGTACTTGTCTGAACTGATCATATCGTAATTTTTCACAGTGATCAATGTAAGTCCGGTATTGTAGTAAACTTCAAAGTGACTGGAAAGTCGCTCAGTGAGCTGCAATACTTTGTCCTCACGAAAATCAATACAAAAGGAGAATGAGATTGCTGAATTCTGCATTACATTGATCTTAATGTTTAGTTCAGATAATGCCTTAAAAATAGAACTGAGTTGCTCTTCATTGATAAAGGTGTAATCCGTTACCCTGCAGGAGACCAGGCATTGGTTGTCTTTAAACACAATCAAGGGAGGAAGTGCGCTGATCTTCGTTTCGTGGATGATGGTTCCTGGCAAGGAGGGATCATCAAAGTTCTTTACATACAATGGAATATTATTGTTTGCTAGCGGTTTGATGGTTTTTGGATGAATAACCGATGCGCCATAGTATGTCATTTCCGCTGCTTCCCGGAAGGGGAGTTCTTCAAAGACTACAGCTTCCGGCAAACGACGAGGATCAGCATTCATAACGCCAGGAACATCTTTCCAGATTGTCACTGAGTCTGCGTGAAGGCATGAAGCGAAGATTGCAGCTGTATAATCAGAACCATCCCGACCCAGAGTGATCGTGTATTTTCCATGACCTCCTATAAATCCTTGCGTGAGAATTATTTTTTCATCGATGAGGGATCGTAAGGTGTTAATGCGTTGATCTGTTTCGGTCCAGTCTACTTTTCCTTCACGGAAAGTTTCATCAGTGATAATGTACTTACGGGCATCGAGCCATTGCATGCTTAATCCCTGTTCAGCGATAAAATCACAAACGATTAATGTGGATACAATTTCTCCAATAGATACCACCTGATCATATAACTGATCATGAGGCATTTTTGCTTTCAATAAATCAGGGATACTGTCGAACTCATGGGCCACCTTTTGCCAGATAGGACTCTCAGTTTTGAAGAGTTCACGCATGATATTCTCATGGTATATGCGACTGGACTCTATCTCTTCCTGAAAATTTTTTCCTTTCTGATATTGATCAATTACCCGCTCGAGGGCATTGGTAGTCTTTCCCATGGCAGATACCACTACAAGGATTTTTTCTTTTGAATATCTCTTAACGATACTTGCTACCTGACGGATGCCTTTTGCACTGTTAACCGACGCTCCACCGAATTTGAATATCTGCATGAATTAAATTTAGAACGAAAGATAAAAGATAAAACACCTTTTGACATTGTTGAACCTGTTTTCATAGTTACTTTTCAAATGTAGGATGTCTTTCATCTTTCTTTATTGATTACTCTGTTTGTGGTCCTTTTTTTCTGTCTTTTTAGTCCATTTCAATCGATTGCATTAACTTTACCTCCCAAAGAATAACAAGTATGGAACAGTCCCGCATTGCTCACTCTATCGGAATCGCCCTTGACCGGTTTATAAAGAATAACCAGGAGCAGTTTCAATACGCCAGCGGCGAACTTTCGCAATTACTGAGAGACATAGCCTTGGCATCAAAGGTGGTAAACCGGGAAGTAAACAAAGCCGGACTTATTGACATCATGGGTGCTTTGGGTTCTCAAAACTCGGCAGGAGATGAGCAACAAAAGCTTGACGTGCTGGCCAACATCCGCTTTACTAGGGCGCTTTCGAAAGGCGGAGAAGTATGTGCCTTGATCTCTGAAGAGACAGAATCATTTGTCGACCTCAACAACGAAGGAAAGTATGTAATTGCGATTGATCCACTCGATGGATCCTCCAATATTGATGTTAACGTTTCTATCGGGACAATCTTCTCAGTGTATAGAAGAAAAAGTCCTGAGGGTACACCCATACAGAACATTGATATTCTGCAGAAGGGAAGTGAGCAGGTAGCGGCCGGTTATATATTGTATGGATCAAGCACGATGCTCGTGTACACCACGGGCCATGGTGTCAACGGATTTACGTACGAACCAACACTGGGAGAGTATTTTCTTTCTCATCCTGATCTTAAAATGCCTGAAGACGGAAGGATTTTTTCGGTAAATGAAGGTTCATTCAACTCGTTTTCAGAAGGTGTGAAGGGTTATTTAAATTATTGCAAAGGTCAAAATTTCATGGCACGCTACATAGGTTCGCTGGTAGCCGACTTCCACCGCAATATGCTGAAGGGAGGAATTTATATTTATCCTGCAAATGCCAAAGACAAAGGAGGAAAACTCCGATTGATGTATGAGTGTAATGCCTTGGCATACCTTGCAGAACAGGCTGGGGGACTTGCTACTGATGGTAAGAAAAGGATATTGGACATTCAGCCTTTAACACTCCATCAACGTACACCTTTTTATGTGGGTTCAAAGAAAATGGTTGAGAAGGCGGAAAGCTTTGGGTGAAAATATGAAGCATATTTTTTCACTATCCATTCCAACCTATTTCCATGTTGAGTGGTCTAATGAGAAATAGCAGAATTATGAAGAACATTCCATTGCTCCTGCTTGCAGTAACGTTTTTGATGACCTCTTGTAAGAAAGATGAGGTCAAAAAGAAGGAAGGAGTCGATCCCCTTGCGTCGGGCGTTTACAAAGGTGAATTTTACAGAGGAGGTCCACTGATTGATGCAATTTCTTCACATGTGACAATTGTGGTCACTGATAATAAATTTGAAGGATCCAGTGATGTTTCAAATTATCCATCCATTTGTTCCGGCACTTTCTCAGTAAGCGGAAGTAAAATCAATTTTTCGAACGCTTGTGCTTTCACTGCTAATTTTGATTGGACGTTGATTTTAGGCGGAGAATATGACCTGGAGGTAAACGGAAACGAAGTTATCATGATTCATCGATATGATGATGGCAACTTTGATCGTTATAGATTGTCGAAGCAATAAAATAAGTCACTTCTTTTTTCTCCTGTTTTAGCATTTCGTCGGAATCGCCCCTCACGATTGTCGTTTTTAAGCCTTTCTATGTTTAGGGGGTTGAGTAATTTCGTTACGTCAACACAAAAAAACATAAAGACTTAAATTCAAAAACATGGATCATTCAATTGTTTCTTGCCTCTGGTGTGATGGTAATGCCAGGGAAGCAGCGGATTATTATTGTTCAATCTTTAAAAATTCAAAGATCACTGATGCTAATCCGATGGTCGTGGCCTTTGAATTGAATGGATCAAAATTCATTGGATTGAATGGCGGACCGAACTTCAAATTTAACGAAGCAGTTTCTTTTGTTGTAAACTGTGATACCCAGGAAGAGATTGACCATTACTGGAACAGTCTGATTGCAAATGGTGGCAATGAAAGCATGTGCGGTTGGTTAAAGGATAAGTTTGGTGTCTCCTGGCAGATCGTTCCATCCATGCTCGGCAAGTTGATGTCGGATCCTGAAAAAGGAAATCGAGCGATGCAGGCACTTTTAAAAATGAAGAAACTTGATATTGCAAAGCTTAAAGCAGCATAGAAATAAATAGTAATTTTAGATTCCAACCTGAACGTCGGAACATGTGTCTAAGAGTTATTAATACTGAAAAATCTTAGCTATGAAAAAACTGATCCTTCCGATATTCCTGATTTTGATCTTAATCTCTTGTGAAAAAGAGAAGATTGCACCAATTCCAGCAAATTGTACAGAGAAATGGATTCTTGTGCGGATGACTGGAAACTTTGCAAATCAGCCACCACTTGTAGGTGCAGATATGGACTGGCAGGAGTCACTTTACTTTTATCCTAATGGAAAGTTTCTTAAATCAAGAGAGCGAAATGGTGCTATTGTAGAGGCGGGTGGTACTTTTCAAATAACAACGATAAGCTATCAAAAGTACGTTGAGTTAGTCTATGATTCCGAAAATGAATTGATTGCAACCTGTGAGGCAGGATTGAAAGAATATCTGATGGTAAATTCTGATTCTGAATTATCAGGAACCTGGATGGCTTGTGATGGCCCGGGTTTGTATTATGAAAAACTTGGATTCATTTGTGCCTTCAATGGAGATCAATAATCTTGAAAGCAGTTGGTGAAGCTGCCAACTGCTTTTTATAATTACTTACTTTCTTCCTTTTTACTTTCTTCAAGTATCTCCGGTGCGTATTGTAAAATAACGCCATACCATCTTACCAGCTTCTTAATATCAGAAACATATACTCGATTTTCATCATATTCAGGCAGCACTGATTTCAGGAATGCTTTCAACTCTGATGGATCTGAATTGATATCGACACCTGTATCATTATTGAATTCTTTTTTGATCTTCTTTAAAACATCTCCCAATGGAATTGTTCCTTCTTTTGTAGTGGTATAAATCGAGATTTCTTCCAGCAAAGATATCCGGTTGCTTGCGCTGGCAACCATTCTGCTTTTCGCCTCATCAAGAGATTCCAACAGAACGCCCGTATTTCCTGGTTTTAAAATTTTGTACAATCCACCTTTTCCGGAAACGCTAGCGAGATCTTTTAATTCCATCGTTTATACTTTAATATGATTAGCAAAAATAAGGATTCAATTTGAATATGAAGTGAGATTACGCAGTGTTTGATAAAGAAAAGCCAGAAGCGGAGATTCAGAATCAAACGAGTGAAATTATTTTTTTACACCCGTAAGAAGGGATCCGATATACCCCAGCAGTTGGTCCTTACCTTCATGTTTTTCTGATGACGTCAGAAACATTGGGGGAAGTTCAGCCCAGGTCACTTTTAAAGTGTCTTCCCATCTTTTTATGGATATCAACAATTCACTTCGTTTCAACTTA includes these proteins:
- a CDS encoding glycosyltransferase produces the protein MNKPLVSVICLCFNHSKFVEEAIRSVQDQTYPNVELIILDDHSEDQSVEVIQRILPRLTNAKFIPIQNNLGNCRAFNKGLEVASGEFIIDLSADDVLLPERIEEGVTAFQNASVDAGVNFCDAELINAEGKSLGRHSDRFPHNSIPQGDIYAAILRKYFINSPTMMMKRMVFDRLGGYDESLAYEDFDFLVRSSRQFKFIYTPEVLLKRRILSTSLGSHQYKRGSRQLESTFKICEKAFLLNRTDEEYSALKMRIRYELRQALLLGDIKLALNYFRLLLR
- the rsgA gene encoding ribosome small subunit-dependent GTPase A codes for the protein MEGRVMKSTGSWYEVIGTDKKKYNCRLQGKLRLDEGKETNPVAVGDRVELLLDQNDASISEVKQRDNHILRQSVKKTGHRQVLAANVDQVLLIATVSHPRTSLGFIDRFLVSAESFRIPQILIFNKKDLLTEKEMVQIDQAKALYESLNVTTLIISSLDDEDVKQLYNLLNNKTTLIAGHSGVGKSTLLNKLSPGLGQTTGEVSDFTSKGTHTTTFAEMFLISENTFVIDTPGVKEWGLVDMTQQEISDYFPEMRELRSECKFESRCLHLTEPKCAIRLAVEEGTIALNRYNNYVSMVMGYDNRK
- a CDS encoding aspartate kinase — protein: MQIFKFGGASVNSAKGIRQVASIVKRYSKEKILVVVSAMGKTTNALERVIDQYQKGKNFQEEIESSRIYHENIMRELFKTESPIWQKVAHEFDSIPDLLKAKMPHDQLYDQVVSIGEIVSTLIVCDFIAEQGLSMQWLDARKYIITDETFREGKVDWTETDQRINTLRSLIDEKIILTQGFIGGHGKYTITLGRDGSDYTAAIFASCLHADSVTIWKDVPGVMNADPRRLPEAVVFEELPFREAAEMTYYGASVIHPKTIKPLANNNIPLYVKNFDDPSLPGTIIHETKISALPPLIVFKDNQCLVSCRVTDYTFINEEQLSSIFKALSELNIKINVMQNSAISFSFCIDFREDKVLQLTERLSSHFEVYYNTGLTLITVKNYDMISSDKYRNMKGVLLEQLSRSTLQVLVKN
- a CDS encoding DUF962 domain-containing protein; this translates as MRKIDLLLSEYGESHQNATNKAIHWICVPLIFFSVIGLIASIPPGPVQSFLGEGNPYANWATIVLIFAIAYYFTLSITLTIGMVLFALLCLFLANAISAAGIPLWAASLGIFVVAWIGQFYGHKVEGKKPSFLKDLQFLMIGPAWLMHFIYKKIGIPY
- a CDS encoding 3-deoxy-D-manno-octulosonic acid transferase, with protein sequence MVLLYNFGIRFLSSAYWLASWFNPKAKAFREGRIRQSDKLKQTFPSNSQDKWVWFHCASLGEFEQGRPVMEALKVWNPSLKILLTFFSPSGYEVRKNYATADAVFYLPWDTKKNARWFAENVKPSLVVFVKYEFWYHYSEQLNKKNIPLISIASIFRQDQSFFQSYGSFFRKMLGYFNHFFVQNEESVTLLKSIGIQSVTLGGDTRFDRVHQIIQQSEEIAIAKQFKDGQKLMVIGSAWPDDMDVLYPFINENKDRLKFIIAPHEISEEFLSTIEKSIDGKTVRFSKAGNASLPEVSVLIIDNIGMLSRLYNYGEFAYVGGAFGEGLHNILEAACYGIPVFFGNKKYQKYQEAVDLVFRGGAFEVGDFTQLKSKYEMMISHPETFLLACEVTRQYVLENLGATSRIVNYSKKYLS
- a CDS encoding low molecular weight phosphotyrosine protein phosphatase — translated: MTRILFVCLGNICRSPLAEAIFIHQITEKNLQNHFKIASCGTANYHVGDQPDSRTIRNALKNGIKIDHIGRQFSVKDFEDYDLIIPMDQSNLNNIMRLPGAEKYGDKIKLMRTFDSEDIGSDVPDPWSGGESDFQNVFEILTRSMKGFISTLK
- a CDS encoding enoyl-CoA hydratase (Catalyzes the reversible hydration of unsaturated fatty acyl-CoA to beta-hydroxyacyl-CoA); translation: MELIKVNNQYAPFVALIELYRPKELNALNPQLMGEVRDALQVLDKDDSVRVIIITGNEQAFAAGADIKQMADKTAMDMLMLDQFSTWDQIRKTKKPIIAAVSGFALGGGCEFAMTCDMIIASETAKFGQPEIKLGTIPGAGGTQRLTKAVGKAKAMELILTGRFLSAEDALFYGLVIKVVPVEFYLLEAVNLAKEIAAMSPVAVQLAKESINRSFETLLDEGLMFERKNFYLTFASEDQKEGMKAFIEKRKPTFTGK
- a CDS encoding DUF4442 domain-containing protein, which translates into the protein MNSAAVIEKAKHSSFWRWILNQSLYRMVPFNAPHKFQVVEIGDHFLKALIPYRRSNFNHIKGLHACGLATISEFATGFLLLSRLDIKKYRLIMRRIEMEYHYQGKMDAYAEFSTSDEWFQKEIIVPLQTQESVEVPCIIKIHDVKGNHLTTGKVFWQVKDWTKVKTKLT